ttcttttaaatgtaattttgttgGTATGATCATTTCATTGTtctagacgagctcacagttatTAGTGACcacttgaaataaaatatcaccttaaaatattgaaaaaaaatctcaattctATTGTACAAGAACGTATTCCATGAAGAGATTTTGGATCGAATGTGTATCGTGATAGTGTATTTTCTACTTTAATTCAAGCGAAAAACGTAATTACTGAACCcaaattaaatatcaaaacaatGCTCTAAATCCAAGTTCACTAAAACTGAAATTTCATACCAAAATTAGTTTCATGtttgaagtaataaaaaattaccacGGGAAAATCTTCAGCTGCTCCCAACGACAACATTTGAAGTAATTTAGGTATGATTCGAGAATCTGCAATCTTAGAAATGTGTAGAGGACTAAGATTGTTTAACTCTGCGTATGTTTCATCTGcagaaaaaaaaccataatgacttttagtaaatattacaaaaatgcAATTAGAATCAATGCATCAGGTGTTTATAGCAAAACGATTCGAACAAACCATTGTAGTTAAGGGCATCAATGTCGTTTGTACCCAACAGTAGATCAATCGGCTTCTGTTTTCGTTTTGCCTGCGATAATGCTGTTACTAATGAAACGGGCAAGAACTGTTCGGAATCTGGCAGGAAGTCGTCCGGGATCGGGTGCAAATATTTACTCCAGGTTTTgttctaaaagcaccgatattGGTTTACAACACACTGGTAATTAGCCCTTTGAATGCCatataggtcaccggtgcccttaTGTGGCGCCTCTTCAGGCCTCTTCATACCTGTTCTgtgacttttatttatatattttttaatgcaaagatgggtggacgagctcacagcccaccgggtgttaggtggttaccggagcccatagacgtctacaacgtaaatgcgccgtccaccttgagatataagttctaaggtctcagtatagttgacTAAGTTGCcgaaatatctagtagactctgagaaagacgaatccgaaaatACTGAGAATGAAACAATTTCTAGGAGACCTTAAAACACTAAAACATAAATTGAATACAATAGAAGGAAAAAGTTAGGCAATCTAGGGggttagtaacagaaatcatAACTtgagtgcgccacgtagggcagcggtgacctacacggcgcTCAATGTGTTAAGAATTTACAATGATGCTACTAATTAACAATGTAatatctacatttttttatttgctaaaatCGTATTGTTTATTGTCTTGTTAATATATGAGCTTGACGAAGCTATGAcgaatatataaaacaaaagaacagTCTTGCTAGTTCCTGTTGTATTTGTGttaagatttaataaatactatCAAACAAAGAATATTCGATGGTGCGCGATTTATTACAGCGATAAACGTCATATATTTAgcgataatatatataataaaagcaaaacgaATCACTAGTAGACAATACCTTTGTTATCTATATTAGGTAttctaataatatgtatataacattACCGGATAGAGAGCTATTATATCAGAGAGCGGGCGAGTTTGCAGGCAGTTAATAATATCACTTTCCCCGTTGTCATTACATCCGAGTACCCTTACTATCTCCTGAGAAATTCTATAGGTCTGATTGTTGGTCGATTTCTCATCGATTGTTTGCCAAATATACTGAGGAGACATTAAAATCGCTCTATGAAAtaaacctgaaagaatttgtattattaaattgttatcACAAGTTAGGCCTGTAATTCGGGTGTTCGTTCACAAAGTTCTTTCGGGGATGGGCACTCCTCTTCTTAAATTACAGTGTTGCTACGACGACCGGCATTTGGTTTGCAAATTTGACATGAACGCAGTAGTTAAAGTTGCCGTCTAGATATGGCAATGTTGAAAGACATTGGAAGCTTTTCAGTCATCGCAAGGTGTCTGTCTATTCGACCTTATAAACCCACTGGCCACCCTATGACACTAGTTCTCTACCGgcgtaaaatgtttttgttgaatGTCTGGTGtgtgcttaatttttttattgctgtatttTCATAGACGAGGTCATTGCCCAGCTAGAGctacataattatatacgtaATCGGAGCCATTTTAAAACAAGATTGAGGTCTGAATTGCTATGGTAAAACGGCTATCCTACGCTGCGAAGTCGCCGAGTGCACATAAGCTGATGCTTAATAAAGAAATAGAAGTCAAATGAGTACTGATTTCATGTTAATCTTTGTTACATTTTGAAGCGTATATTTTGAGTAAAAACTTAAAGGCAAGCATCAAACATGATATAACGGCTGCTGAGGTTTAACATTTTTCTTCGATTAAGATTTCTTACTTACATAGTTACTGAAAAAATATACGATATAATAGTGAAAGACGTAGAAGTACCTGTTGATCGAGGTGACACCAAGTGGTACAATATGCTGTCGGCACCCGCAGAATGTCCTAATAATGTAATCGTTGCGGGATTACCCCCAAACGCCGCTATGTTATCACGTATCCACACAAGAGCGAGGTATTGATCCAGTAGAGCAAGATTGCCACGTGCCGATTTAGATTTCAGTGTGAAAAATGCTAAAAGATGTAAACGATAGGACACTGTGACCACTACGACACCTTCGCCAGCTAATTCTTGGCAAGGCAACGTTGTTCCACCGCGAGTCCATGATTCACTGTACAGCAAAACAACGACTGGTAACGCGACACCTTCGGTGGGCTATCTGAAAGAATATTATTCATAGACATCTgggcataataatatattatattttattattcataatttcTTCACCCAGCCTAAGTAGGTACACGTTATTTTAAGTTCTGGAGGATTGAGTACGTACCCGCGGAGTCCACACGTTTAAAAATAGACAATCTTCACTTGCATTGTCATTATCGGGATCTTCTTCACAAGGGCAATGTGGGGGTATACGACGGGCAAAAAATGTACGTTCCCATCCAGTGTGTCTTACCGGTGCCTTTGAAATTAAGTACAATGTTAAATCGTCACATTacttacacaaaataaaacaaaaattagtaGTTAGAAGAAATGGTGAAAGCATCTGGACGCaagtattttatgtatttcctatttatcttttataaattataatcactttttgtttgtttgttgttgctCTGTTCTTCATGGTGCTGCGCATGTACAACATTCACATAAGACATACTGTTTAATAAACCATAAATACTTACCTAATTAATAAACCCAGTGTTTTTACTATTTAACTCATTTCTTACCAAAAATCTATGTCGTCCAATAGGCGGAATAGCGTATGGTATACCATAATAAACTTCGATAGGTGTAAGAGTGCTTTCAGTAAAAACTTTAATCTGTAATTTAAGAGACAAGAATTTTGACAGATCAGtctttattgttaaaaattacCATTCTTTTAATTTCTATCGACATTTAGAACATCCACAAACATAGACAGtgcaaatacatattatattttcctCAGAAAGATGAAATTAACcggttttgtaataaaaaaatatgtgtttcaTTATGATGTTCCAATCTATTAAGTTAGGACCTTAAACCAATAGGATAGGATTTCAATGCAGAACTCAAACTTTGCCGGCACATTTCGAAAAGTTCTGAGTCTGCTGTGTGTGCTTGGTCGGTGAATAgcgaatgttttattttattcgcagGTAGACTAAAAGTAGGTTCGTGGCTGATTACTGGTACTCTTTTACAAGGGAAATACCAATGGCTTATAGGTAGGAATGGaaattaagcttttttttttaaccgcgAACCAATTGCGAGGGAAATGGGAATGTGccctaaaatttaatttactaaaaattGTTACCCGACATTAATGAACCGAGAGACTGAAcgtattagttaaaaaaaatattatggacTTACCCCGATGATACGACCTTGACGTAAATTTGCCACCGGATCTTGTGCACACGAAAACGATAACATTAAATAGtagaaaagaaaaatgtaaaacattttaaatcctTAAACTATgtacttttaaatataatttactcacgttaataattaactaacatttaattttacgttATAACGTGTGCAGTGTGTTACAAAACTGATATTTTGCCATTCTGTCTATCGACAAATGGAAATTAGATCACACAATGGCTGGTCCTCAGTCCATGACGAGGGCACCGTGACGTTGGCTGACCACCTTTTGTTCCAAAATCAGTTCAATCTTTTGTTTACACTATTgtatataaatatcaaaatctAGCTACATTGCGGTGACGAAATTGCGGTagatataaaacattttaaaatcaattttattggtaaattttaaaataacaagtAAACACAGAAAAGTTGTAAAATAATGATTAGAAAGTGAAtacataattattgtaaaaactaTGAATTAAGTACGTGAGGCAATCCAATCCAGTTAATGAATCAAAGGCATCCAATTCCAAGTCCATGATTCTATTGTACTGTTATACCCTAGTACTAGCTAGAGCcatgtcaatttttttaaacaaaattttgtaGTAATATTGTATTGGTTGATTGTTGGCAAAGCCAATGGTAGCCAATAACAACCCGTAACCGAGAAGAATCGATAGCAATTTGTGACGTGCTAGCCAATGACGAAAACCACCtgaaatatattcaaaaataaaaaaataataatcggaAAACAAATGATATTTTAGTCGCAGGAAccaattaaacttttttaatttaaaaccagGTTGAACATTTTAATGTACCTACTAACAAGAATAGGGACACGTGCGTACttgatgtaataataaatacagtttaaaaacaaacaaaaaaacacataaacatcaaaccaaaaaacatattttatcctATTGATACCTTATGAGGACATTATAGCGAATATATAAAGTAGTATTATCACTGGTCCATGCTGCACGTGCAAATTTTCAGTTTACGACTTCTTGAAATCAATGAAAATGACATCCAAAGATACATACAAACACACAGTACATATCAGGATgataaaaacgtgttaaaaatgtttaactTACGGAACCTACCATTTCTATTCGAATTCCTTGCGTGAAATCTCAAAGATGCGGGTTGTTTCGCGTAAACCAACAGATAACGGATTCTCACTAAGTCACAATTAGTTACAATATATTGGGTAACTTGTGTTTCGCCATTTACTCGCATATGATCAGTCTTTCCATCTTTATAAAGTCCATCaccttaaattttaatagacattataaatcaaaatatatGATTTTGTCACGTGAATACAATATACCTAATATAGTAAAAGTGTACATACGTAGACTTAGATTTAATGTTGTGATTGTTAGCTAGCtttgacatttaaatatatgagtcaaacattttaaaaaattattacatttaaatgcTCCATCTTTGAGATTTTGGACTTAGACGCCATAAATCGGACGTTCTTTTGCGTTAGAAttagatgtacatatttatcgccctttaagttttattaatacattCGCGAACACATtgtatgtaattaaatattcttttattcaatattattgtttatagtaaaaaaatcgTTAATTTCTTTGCTTAAATGATTCTTGTCAGGCCGATGATTGTCTAGAAGAAATCGCTCTTAGCCATAAGAACGCCCAttgtacctacctacttatTTATAAAAGGCTTGTACCTGTGATTATTATATATTGAAATACAACAAAAAGCATATTATACGCTACTCTACTCGAAAATCGGAtggtgcaaaaaaaaaaactttaattttattttattaaaaaataaagatttttgtaATTTTCCATTCATATTATTAATTCGAAAGTAACTATATCTGTCTATTACGTTTTCACGCTATGAAACGATTTTGACGAAATTTAATATGATAATATGTAGTTTGAATTTTGAGACAGAACATAGGCTGCCCTTCGTCTCATTAGTGAGCATCGGTCTCCGCCAACGTAATTTAAGTGTCACGTGATCAAACGAGCGAAGTCATCAATAAATTGCAGATTTGACCGTGAACGGACGGATGTTCGCTTTTCGTCCGATAGACGAATTGTTTGGCTTCTGTTTAATAGAGGTGGGGATTTGTAGATTTACAACTGGTACAAGTAGTGAGCGAAGCCCAGAGACGACACATCGTAAGGTCTTGTCTGTACCTCTGGAATGTGCCTTTGAAATTGCAGATATCCTTGACCGCAAATGACCAAATATCAAGTGATGGCCCACATGCACATCTTATATAGAAGGCCATAAAAACAAGTGCTTCGCAAGTATCCacagaaaaaatacttaaaaaactaactTACTGACTATTCTCTGTTCTAAACTAACCTTCATTGGAGACTGGCTTTTGGTAATTGATCCCTTCGGGTGCATCAACCACTTCGCACAAGGCTACACAAGATAAGTGACCTCCGATACAACTCGCCCCCCATCCGAAGCCTCCATGACTGTGAGGTATTGTCGCACTTAGTTCTGGCGACAGGTATACTCCATTACCCAGCGAAGTATTCTACGAATTCATTTGACGGGcccattaattatttttacatgcTATACTTTTTTAATTGCACTAGTGGGGTAGATAAGATCAgagcctatctggtgttaagtggttatcggagttcATAGATATCATAACGTGAACactgccatccaccttgagacataagttctaagattcaattttattgtgTAAAGGCTGTTTTAGCTGTATAAAGgtgtgttttatttctttaaaccAAATAAATGGCAAATTAACGGGATTGTTTTTtgttatacgatgttatttacCGTGAAAGTCTTACACGAACAAGTGTTACTTATAAaggtatttccttagaaaaaatgCAACgacttttatgatttaaataaatgcgctttaatgaaatacgttcttgtcaaatgttcacgattgattgcCACAcaaaaggaataacatcgtgtaataaaaatcaaacccacaaaattataatttgcgtaaatactggtgttaggacctcttgtgagtccgcgcgggtaggtagcaccaccctgcctatttctgccgtgaagcagtaatgcgtttcggtttggagggtggggcagccgttgtaactataggcacttgagaccttagaacttatatctcaaggtgggtggcgcatttacgtcgtagatgtctatgggttccagtaaccacttaacaccattgggctgtgagctcgtacacccatctaagcaataaaaaataaataaataaaaagtttagttTATACGTTGTTACTTTAAACGTAGTTATTTAGTTTATACTTCTCGCCAACTTccaattcaactaataaataattaagtaattagttAATCACAACAATAGGCTATTTCATATATCGACCTTGTTCAAATGCTGTTGTAAGCCAAAATTGAGAATCGTATAAAAGTTCTCCAAACGATTTCCGTGATACGCATAAAATACATTATGATTTTTGGACAGTTCTTTCCACTTTAGTTCGACAGTAGATTTGTTAGAACTGATAACTTGAAAAATGTGTTGCGGCTTCGATGGTGTCGTCATAGTATTTGCCATCGCTAAGATTTGTTCGTGCTgaaagtataatattataactatagataatacacataaattagttaattataaCCAAGTGAAAACTTATAGTGGTTAATAAAATTCTGTAATTTTATGCTACATTAATAGGTAGGGGGAGGGATACATTACATAGAGTAAGATTATATATACATTACCACATCCGTTGGTACTGTTTTTAATGTTGGTTCTTTAAGTCGCACAAGGACGTAAAACAATAAGTCGATGATATCACTGATATTTGGCAACGCTTCCAAATTATCCAATTGTTGTAGCACCAAATCCAAAGCTGGCACGTCAGTGATTACACTAAGCTGAAACAAGCGTTTAGAAATCTTGTGAAATTTtacataacatttatttaaagtgTATTCGATCGTAACTTAAAGGTTACTGGAcctacacccatctaagcaataaaaaaaagaaaaaaaaggttaaattcGAAACCGAGTATTCAGAAACATCGCTTCATacaatcacaaaaaaatttaaCCGCTACCTTTCATAGAAATGAAGTTTTGCATTAAGGCTTTATTACAAGATGGTAAAAGCCTTGGACGCCATAATGATCAAATCCTATCAAATGCGGTCAAGAACgggtacgaattttttttttgctcgaaaactatatatgtattaactaagatttaaatttcaaaaaaaatatatcgcgtattttgttttatttatcttgaaaattttaagACTCTGCGAACATGTCTCAAGGCCGGTAGATAGGTACGTTTTGTGGTATTTAAGGGTGATATAACTAAAAAAAGggtgctatccacacagccgaggacaggcaggaatggtgCAAAATAATACAGGAGAAAGTtaattagaggaggccacgaccctcagcactgaggattatcgacgcacggaggaggaacTAAAATATAAAAGGTAAACAATCGGATGGTAAGCTCTTTACCCCGccatacaaataaaaacaatgccTAAATGACCGACGGTAACCTTTCGGTAATATTCTGTGCTGGATGGATTTCTGTGCTGGACGGATTTCACGTttaaacgataaataaataatattttagaaatcTAGATACCAATTCGTCCATGTCTTTGATGCCACTTTTCATAAAAGCCGGAGGAAAAGGTCGTAGACAACTTTCATAACGAAAACTAAAAGCGGCTGCTACGAATAAACTCCATTTCAAATCAGCGGCTTTGAAGTCTTTTTCCAAAACAAGTCTGAAAAACGGTTAAAACTTGTAAAATCATTACAAGGCCTAAATCCGTGAATGTTTCTACCGCAAATCAAGCAGCATTTAAGTTTGAAGGGCACGAAGTGTGTTGTTATTCgttctaatattaaattaaatcagtAGTTATAAGTAGATATGAGTCGTTTCAACAAATGGATGTTGTTTCATCAAATTCCTTTTATCTAGCGTTTTTCGCAAATTAGTCAACAATAAAAACGAGGCTGCGACCCCATGTCTCGTAATGAGTGACCCTTTCTCTTTTTTGGGCTCCGATAATCAATCATCAACAGGTTGATATCTCGACATTCCTTCGAGAGTAATATAAATCAGAATAAAGCTTTAGTGTTGTTGCTatgatttgtgttttttttaaacatattttttatcaaaaacattACAATGAAACGTGAAGCCGgtttttcgatatttttttcagtttaatCAGTTTACAGATTATTGATCTGGGTCCTTGAATTATATATAAGTGTCCAAAATCCAGATGGTTTTAACAATTCgtttttgattttgaattttactaTTACATAATTGTCTTATGTTCTGTTTAAACAGCTTTTCATTAAACTACTTAGAtgcttgaataaaataaaatcaattattgCTACAGAACCTCAGATGAACAGCCTTTTTTTCCAAAGTGTCCAATTTGGTTTGATTGATATCCGACATTGTCTCTGATACCGAGGCTATATTACAATTGGTACCCGTTTCTGATAACACCTCGTGCTCTCTCTCCATTTTATGAATAAACAAACATTGCCTTCAGTTTgtagttttaaatttgtatggatttaTAATTGACAATTttgaatagtaaaaaaaataatagattagtgtaattatataataaaaaatttaagacaTTTCACTGCCTCTTAAATTACTTTGACACGGTAGCTCAACCACTACCTGccagtttttaatttaataaaaagttttaatggtGAACGCTTGTTAAAAAGTCTAGTGAAACCTAAAATTCTGATAGCTGGAAGCTttgattattttacaaaaatacttaaaataagacCCAATTCGAGTTTGTCTGtgctatattaatttaatatagtaaccggcaaacttcttgagcaaatgaccctTGCTTGCACTTTGCATGAGGATGAGATTTTTGAcattgatggaaattctaaattgtcgcaacattttctagttaagctTGTCACATCGTATTCATAAGATAGccgttaaaataatatgtatttagatatattattgtcataaaatgtttgaaatcctgtaaaactaaacaaataaGAATTATGTATCAGAATCAACTTCCCAACTACTAGAAAATCCAATAACCACTaaattttgataactaagacaggGGTCCAAATCACAAGATTTTGTGGAAGATCcactaagctagcaacactgctttttgtttgtaatatgtgcgagagggacaccaccacttaataatcattctcttttcagaccgtttttccttcttttgatgtttaaaaataaactttaagccacagagataaagtttatttttagtttttatgtcaaacgaagtaagcactccagttaaaATACTAACTCTATGGGCCGTAGTCACAGCCATAGTACATTTCGCCAcagattaatataataaataagtacCTAGTAACATTTCGGCAGCTTTACACTACTATTTACAAATTATAAAGTACCATAATTAATACACTTAATAGTAGTAACTATAGTAATTCAAATTgagtttttgtttgtaaaaaagtTGGAATACTGGCAAAAGTGTATTCCTCTGCAAACAAATTTATTGCTCAATAC
The Bombyx mori chromosome 5, ASM3026992v2 DNA segment above includes these coding regions:
- the LOC101740604 gene encoding carboxylesterase 1C isoform X1; this translates as MFYIFLFYYLMLSFSCAQDPVANLRQGRIIGIKVFTESTLTPIEVYYGIPYAIPPIGRHRFLAPVRHTGWERTFFARRIPPHCPCEEDPDNDNASEDCLFLNVWTPRPTEGVALPVVVLLYSESWTRGGTTLPCQELAGEGVVVVTVSYRLHLLAFFTLKSKSARGNLALLDQYLALVWIRDNIAAFGGNPATITLLGHSAGADSILYHLVSPRSTGLFHRAILMSPQYIWQTIDEKSTNNQTYRISQEIVRVLGCNDNGESDIINCLQTRPLSDIIALYPNKTWSKYLHPIPDDFLPDSEQFLPVSLVTALSQAKRKQKPIDLLLGTNDIDALNYNDETYAELNNLSPLHISKIADSRIIPKLLQMLSLGAAEDFPVLVKAIRWEYWNDVPQRLTNINEAIEKVAKLETSAKWDAGGALLAARIARIAARLYVYRYSQPGGVDLYGRYMNFSGATHGTNLVSLLGNPMIMQIARRLATADEKQISSLFRKIIINFIKHGYPVEDGKWRQYMVGDAHIYIISNGKYYKSYNNDVEFWLKYLPELSNLISKPDQTEQLALEQEESRLRGGVLAMCGVAVFLLLLLSVSAILLRRQHSRRYSVSDETLNS
- the LOC101740604 gene encoding acetylcholinesterase isoform X2, which translates into the protein MFYIFLFYYLMLSFSCAQDPVANLRQGRIIGIKVFTESTLTPIEVYYGIPYAIPPIGRHRFLAPVRHTGWERTFFARRIPPHCPCEEDPDNDNASEDCLFLNVWTPRPTEGVALPVVVLLYSESWTRGGTTLPCQELAGEGVVVVTVSYRLHLLAFFTLKSKSARGNLALLDQYLALVWIRDNIAAFGGNPATITLLGHSAGADSILYHLVSPRSTGLFHRAILMSPQYIWQTIDEKSTNNQTYRISQEIVRVLGCNDNGESDIINCLQTRPLSDIIALYPNKTWSKYLHPIPDDFLPDSEQFLPVSLVTALSQAKRKQKPIDLLLGTNDIDALNYNDETYAELNNLSPLHISKIADSRIIPKLLQMLSLGAAEDFPVLVKAIRWEYWNDVPQRLTNINEAIEKVAKLETSAKWDAGGALLAARIARIAARLYVYRYSQPGGVDLYGRYMNFSGATHGTNLVSLLGNPMIMQIARRLATADEKQISSLFRKIIINFIKHGYPVEDGKWRQYMVGDAHIYIISNGKYYKSYNNDVEFWLKYLPELSNLISKPDQTEQLALEQESRLRGGVLAMCGVAVFLLLLLSVSAILLRRQHSRRYSVSDETLNS
- the LOC101735431 gene encoding protein mono-ADP-ribosyltransferase PARP16 isoform X1, which encodes MEREHEVLSETGTNCNIASVSETMSDINQTKLDTLEKKAVHLRLVLEKDFKAADLKWSLFVAAAFSFRYESCLRPFPPAFMKSGIKDMDELLSVITDVPALDLVLQQLDNLEALPNISDIIDLLFYVLVRLKEPTLKTVPTDVHEQILAMANTMTTPSKPQHIFQVISSNKSTVELKWKELSKNHNVFYAYHGNRLENFYTILNFGLQQHLNKNTSLGNGVYLSPELSATIPHSHGGFGWGASCIGGHLSCVALCEVVDAPEGINYQKPVSNEGDGLYKDGKTDHMRVNGETQVTQYIVTNCDLVRIRYLLVYAKQPASLRFHARNSNRNGRFRGFRHWLARHKLLSILLGYGLLLATIGFANNQPIQYYYKILFKKIDMALASTRV
- the LOC101735431 gene encoding protein mono-ADP-ribosyltransferase PARP16 isoform X2 translates to MEREHEVLSETGTNCNIASVSETMSDINQTKLDTLEKKAVHLRLVLEKDFKAADLKWSLFVAAAFSFRYESCLRPFPPAFMKSGIKDMDELLSVITDVPALDLVLQQLDNLEALPNISDIIDLLFYVLVRLKEPTLKTVPTDVHEQILAMANTMTTPSKPQHIFQVISSNKSTVELKWKELSKNHNVFYAYHGNRLENFYTILNFGLQQHLNKNTSLGNGVYLSPELSATIPHSHGGFGWGASCIGGHLSCVALCEVVDAPEGINYQKPVSNEGDGLYKDGKTDHMRVNGETQVTQYIVTNCDLVRIRYLLVYAKQPASLRFHARNSNRNGGFRHWLARHKLLSILLGYGLLLATIGFANNQPIQYYYKILFKKIDMALASTRV
- the LOC101740604 gene encoding acetylcholinesterase isoform X3, yielding MFYIFLFYYLMLSFSCAQDPVANLRQGRIIGIKVFTESTLTPIEVYYGIPYAIPPIGRHRFLAPVRHTGWERTFFARRIPPHCPCEEDPDNDNASEDCLFLNVWTPRPTEGVALPVVVLLYSESWTRGGTTLPCQELAGEGVVVVTVSYRLHLLAFFTLKSKSARGNLALLDQYLALVWIRDNIAAFGGNPATITLLGHSAGADSILYHLVSPRSTGLFHRAILMSPQYIWQTIDEKSTNNQTYRISQEIVRVLGCNDNGESDIINCLQTRPLSDIIALYPNKTWSKYLHPIPDDFLPDSEQFLPVSLVTALSQAKRKQKPIDLLLGTNDIDALNYNDETYAELNNLSPLHISKIADSRIIPKLLQMLSLGAAEDFPVLVKAIRWEYWNDVPQRLTNINEAIEKVAKLETSAKWDAGGALLAARIARIAARLYVYRYSQPGGVDLYGRYMNFSGATHGTNLVSLLGNPMIMQIARRLATADEKQISSLFRKIIINFIKHGRKPVTGWCACNVRSGCVSTSSTKCKRYTFAQATFPSLFSFR